One stretch of Arachis hypogaea cultivar Tifrunner chromosome 20, arahy.Tifrunner.gnm2.J5K5, whole genome shotgun sequence DNA includes these proteins:
- the LOC140183172 gene encoding probable mediator of RNA polymerase II transcription subunit 26b: MSIIKSLDHWRSYFRFCSSSSNIFEIIDHVIMVAAFNCPKEFRLRRNHIAEMLFSCKQTRSMGCDRVELSIPGDGVDSGSARGGGDDDGAYKRGSFHHNRDGVVELEARASKKSKVNSSRDDIDDHGDMDVNRVLSNYNFGEAKTLTDEMEEQSDAVLFKSLRRLQLMEAAAV; this comes from the coding sequence ATGAGCATCATAAAGTCATTGGATCACTGGAGGAGTTACTTCAGGTTTTGTTCATCTTCTTCTAACATATTTGAGATAATTGACCATGTGATTATGGTGGCGGCTTTTAATTGCCCCAAGGAGTTCAGGCTGAGAAGGAACCATATTGCTGAGATGCTCTTCTCTtgcaagcaaacaaggagcaTGGGTTGTGACAGGGTTGAGCTCTCTATCCCTGGTGATGGTGTTGATAGTGGTAGTGCtcgtggtggtggtgatgatgatggtGCCTACAAGAGAGGTAGTTTTCATCATAATCGAGATGGTGTTGTTGAGTTGGAAGCTAGGGCAAGCAAGAAAAGCAAGGTGAATAGCTCAAGGGATGATATTGATGATCATGGTGACATGGATGTGAATAGGGTCCTTAGCAATTATAACTTTGGTGAAGCTAAGACATTGACTGATGAAATGGAAGAACAGTCAGATGCAGTATTGTTTAAATCACTGAGGAGGCTACAACTGATGGAGGCAGCAGctgtttga
- the LOC140183173 gene encoding uncharacterized protein: MAPRGHGRSCGRGRTSTQGPETNTNILVDFMAALENMASAMQATAEALGQQMNNNGNGGNDKNGPMTLSAFLKAMERVLQAQQVPEEQCVEFATYQLTGEAVHWWQATRRLLQQGDDPIFWDAFQDEFYKYFPNSGAPEDFEEWKCIKYEGGLRSDVFTSIGPMEIRTFSELTQGQASLRRPNNNNYSGKRFGKQPLNEQACARCGSHHPGAPCKAGWGLCYSCGKVGHKASNCPEKQRQGNGRTQQPGRVFTTSTVGAEGSDTLIREGSEGPVVVNNCYLNYVVVNCSGQECQGVMLLAASVSGDEQSLEKVSVACEFPEVFPDDIDEFHPAREVEFVIELVPGIGLISISPYRMLPLEMAELKAQQLNKVTIKNTYPLPRIDDLMDQLQGAGVFSKIDLRSSYHQIRILKERKLYAKLSKCEFWKSEVKFHGHIVSKQGIVVDPSKVEAVMEWLTRKDAPFIWTPECEESFQALKQRLTIVPVLVLSEPNEPFEVYCDALLKGLGFVLMQHRNVVAYVSRQLRPHKVNYPMHDLELAAVVSH, from the exons atggcgcctcgtggacacgGTCGAAGCTgtgggagaggtcgtactagTACTCAGGGACCGGAAACCAACACGAATATCCTGGTGGATTTCATGGCTGCGTTAGAGAATATGGCttctgctatgcaggccactgctgAGGCGTTGGGGCAGCAGATGAACAACAACGGTAATGGGGGAAACGACAAAAATGGGCCGATGACGCTGTCAGCATTCCTGAAG gccatggagcgagtaCTGCAAGCACAGCAAGTGCCTGAGGAGCAGTgtgttgagtttgctacctatcAGCTCACTGGGGAAGCAGTGCATTGGTGGCAAGCTAcacgacgtcttctgcagcagggtgatgaccctATTTTCTGGGATGCTTTCCAGGATGAATTTTATAAGTACTTCCCAAACTCT GGAGCTCCTgaagacttcgaggaatggaagtgtattaagtacGAAGGAGGTCTCCGGAGCGACGTCTTCACTTCAATAGGGCCAATGGAGatcaggactttctccgagttg ACTCAGGGTCAGGCTAGTCTCAGAAGGCCTAACAACAACAATTACTCTGGGAAAAGATTTGGGAAGCAGCCTTTGAATGAGCAAGCTTGTGCTAGATGTGGGAGTCATCATCCGGGTGCTCCGTGTAAAGCCGGTTGGGGCTTGTGCTATTCTTGTGGAAAAGTGGGGCATAAAGCCTCAAACTGTCCGGAGAAGCAGAGGCAAGGAAATGGGAGGACACAACagcctggtcgggtgttcactacCTCAACTGTAGGTGCCGAAGGGTCCGATACACTTATCCGAG AAGGATCAGAAGGGCCAGTTGTGGTGAATAACTGTTATTTAAACTATGTGGTAGTAAATTGTTCGGGACAGGAGTGTCAGGGCGTTATGCTGTTGGCTGCGAGTGTGTCGGGTGATGAACAAAGTTTAGAGAAAGTTTCGGTTGCTTGTGAATTTCCTGAAGTGTTTCCGGACGACATTGATGAATTCCATCCTGCCCGGGAGGTTGAATTTGtgattgagttggtgcctgggatAGGGCTAATCTCGATTTCCCCTTACAGAATGTtgcctttagaaatggctgagCTTAAAGCTCA GCAACTGAataaggtcacaataaagaatacGTACCCACTGccaaggattgatgatctcatggatcagttacaaggagccggGGTTTTTTCCAAGATTGATTTACGATccagttatcaccagataagg ATTCTGAAGGAAaggaaactctatgcgaaactatcTAAGTGTGAATTCTGGAAGAGCGAGGTGAAGTTCCATGGCCATATAGTGAGTAAACAGGGGATAGTCGTAGATCCTTCTAAGGTGGAAGCGGTGATGGAATGG ttaacccgcaaggaTGCGCCATTcatttggactcctgagtgtgagGAGAGTTTTCAAGCGCTGAAGCAAAGGTTGACCATTGTGCCTGTATTGGTATTGTCTGAACCGAAcgaaccatttgaggtgtattgtgatgccttaCTAAAGGGATTGGGGTTTGTGCTGATGCAGCACCGGAATGTGGTAGCGTATGTCTCACGACAATTGAGACCTCACAAAGTCAACTACCCGATGCACGACCTGGAACTTGCTGCGGTTGTGTCGcattga